A stretch of the Ornithodoros turicata isolate Travis chromosome 4, ASM3712646v1, whole genome shotgun sequence genome encodes the following:
- the LOC135392774 gene encoding zinc finger protein 43-like — MHTRPLLPVDGGSSARSVGLNATMNRIRDVITELGNKCIVCQEEQDYVDFMEHMRSHDPFVPTSVYLKHSHLPNGLYQCIVCGKQSTRKAFLRPHYITHVKETPFKCPKCSFAFKTANNFSDHFSTVHLDGPSLRCPECPFTTKSLDGLRTHLARHSGRCKERCEVCFKWLDVSYIKQHYFLHTDEKPFQCSECSEAYSAKDVLLRHIKKVHTGRRQPGETFMLEERETTNVVVSEQLDKVSGCQIMAALGNKCVVCDTVQSYGVNIWEHMKGHDPKLPGRLANGMYECAVCGMQLKNRYRFIAHCSTHTEERPFKCPRCPSACKTAEYFRDHFRKSHVPRPKLKCPKCNFTTKWKWELKKHKLLLHCDQDTRECCEVCFKMMTPQYLESHYFLHTGERPYKCKTCRRGYTTVEYLKVHNKRVHLGIKRVRKGATCNVCHMSLPRSSFLVAHMRRHTDEPTNTCCICSKSFYQVSQYVSHMSRVHIGEKNCECQVCGKGFHSSTELNVHMVVHTEEKRFKCPVCEKAFAWKHKIGDHMKTHSEERPFKCHLCGEAFKWKHNLSSHVRAKHT, encoded by the exons ATG CACACGCGACCTCTGCTACCAGTCGACGGTGGGAGTTCAGCAAGATCTGTTGGCTTGAATGCAACTATGAACAggatcagagatgtcatcacaGAATTGGGCAACAAATGCATCGTCTGCCAGGAAGAGCAGGACTACGTGGATTTCATGGAGCACATGCGGTCTCATGATCcc TTTGTCCCAACGTCGGTGTATCTGAAACACTCTCACCTGCCCAACGGACTCTACCAGTGCATCGTCTGTGGCAAGCAGTCTACAAGAAAGGCTTTCCTTCGACCACATTACATTACACATGTAAAAGAGACGCCCTTCAAGTGTCCGAAATGCTCCTTCGCGTTCAAGACAGCCAATAACTTCAGTGACCATTTCAGTACAGTTCACCTGGACGGTCCTTCGCTCAGGTGCCCCGAGTGCCCCTTCACGACCAAATCGCTGGACGGGTTGAGGACCCACCTTGCCAGACATTCTGGTCGGTGTAAAGAGCGTTGCGAAGTTTGTTTCAAGTGGCTTGACGTGAGCTACATAAAGCAACATTATTTCCTACACACCGATGAGAAGCCCTTCCAGTGCAGCGAGTGCAGTGAAGCATATTCAGCAAAGGACGTCTTGCTGAGGCACATTAAGAAGGTGCATACCGGCAGGAGGCAACCAGGCGAAACTTTCATGCTAGAGGAACGTGAAACAACGAATGTTGTCGTTTCGGAGCAGTTGGACAAAGTTAGTGGCTGCCAAATTATGGCGGCGCTCGGCAACAAGTGCGTCGTCTGCGACACAGTGCAGAGTTATGGCGTCAACATCTGGGAACACATGAAAGGCCACGACCCG AAACTCCCGGGACGTCTGGCTAACGGAATGTACGAGTGTGCCGTTTGCGGAATGCAACTGAAGAACCGATACCGTTTCATAGCTCATTGTAGTACGCACACCGAGGAGAGGCCCTTCAAATGTCCCAGATGTCCGTCCGCCTGCAAGACAGCCGAATACTTCAGAGACCATTTTCGCAAGTCGCACGTACCCAGGCCGAAGCTCAAGTGTCCCAAATGTAACTTCACCACCAAGTGGAAATGGGAGTTGAAGAAGCATAAGCTTCTTTTGCATTGCGATCAAGACACCAGAGAATGCTGCGAGGTTTGTTTCAAGATGATGACTCCGCAATATTTAGAATCTCATTACTTCCTTCACACTGGAGAAAGACCGTACAAGTGCAAGACGTGCCGTAGAGGGTACACAACGGTGGAGTACCTGAAGGTTCACAATAAAAGGGTACATCTCGGCATAAAACGCGTGAGGAAAGGCGCCACTTGCAACGTGTGCCACATGTCGTTGCCGAGGTCTTCGTTCTTGGTAGCCCACATGCGACGCCACACGGACGAGCCGACAAACACCTGTTGCATTTGTTCCAAGTCGTTCTACCAAGTGAGTCAGTACGTGTCCCACATGTCCAGGGTTCACATAGGGGAGAAGAACTGCGAGTGTCAGGTGTGTGGTAAGGGGTTTCATTCCAGCACAGAATTGAATGTACACATGGTTGTTCACACCGAGGAAAAGCGGTTCAAGTGCCCCGTTTGTGAAAAGGCGTTCGCGTGGAAGCACAAGATCGGAGACCACATGAAGACACACAGCGAAGAAAGGCCATTCAAGTGTCATCTCTGCGGGGAGGCTTTCAAGTGGAAACATAACTTGTCGAGTCACGTTAGGGCCAAGCATACAtga